One segment of Corynebacterium caspium DSM 44850 DNA contains the following:
- the hpt gene encoding hypoxanthine phosphoribosyltransferase yields MHDKKNYDVPAGVHTADVEAVLISAEQLSQRIQEMADKVSEKYKDVPGELLLVGVLKGAVFFMTDFARALSIPSTMEFMAVSSYGNATTSSGVVRILKDLDIDISDRHVLIVEDIIDSGLTLSWLLENLSSRNPASLEVISLLRKPEVQAAKIDLFDVGFDIPNAFVVGYGLDYAERYRSLPYVGTLKPEVYQNH; encoded by the coding sequence ATGCACGATAAGAAGAATTATGACGTTCCTGCTGGTGTACACACCGCAGATGTCGAAGCCGTACTAATCTCTGCTGAGCAATTATCCCAGCGCATACAAGAGATGGCTGATAAGGTCTCCGAAAAATATAAAGACGTCCCCGGTGAACTCCTCCTAGTAGGGGTACTCAAAGGAGCGGTCTTTTTCATGACAGATTTCGCCCGAGCCCTCTCAATTCCTTCAACTATGGAATTTATGGCCGTGAGCTCCTATGGCAATGCGACCACTAGCTCTGGGGTAGTGCGAATTCTTAAAGATCTAGATATTGATATCAGTGATCGTCACGTATTGATCGTAGAAGATATTATTGATTCCGGACTCACCCTGTCCTGGCTGCTAGAAAACCTCTCAAGCCGTAATCCGGCTTCCCTAGAAGTAATCTCCTTGCTGCGTAAACCGGAAGTCCAAGCGGCAAAGATTGACCTATTTGACGTAGGCTTTGATATCCCCAACGCATTTGTAGTGGGTTATGGTCTTGACTACGCCGAAAGATACCGCAGCTTGCCTTATGTGGGCACGCTTAAGCCTGAGGTTTATCAGAACCATTAA
- the ftsH gene encoding ATP-dependent zinc metalloprotease FtsH: MNNKRILQGGVLAAVLLVTFFVISLLTDSTRTFTKVDTSVAITQLHENNVKSARIEDREQRLRLELKEPIKVKEREGIKELITQYPARTSPDIFAAVKESQVEDFDTVVSKDSFLMSMISVLLPMLILFGLLMFFFSRMQGGGMFGFGGNKAKQLSKDMPTNTFADVAGADDAVDELQEIKDFLEDPTIYHALGAKIPRGVLLYGPPGTGKTLLARAVAGEAGVPFYSISGSDFVEMFVGVGASRVRDLFKQARESAPCIIFIDEIDAVGRQRGSGTGGGHDEREQTLNQLLVEMDGFGDREGVILMAATNRPDILDPALLRPGRFDRQIPVTNPDLAGREKILNVHSQGKPLAPDADLKSLAKRTAGMSGADLANVLNEAALLTARIGGNVITADALEEATDRVIGGPRRSSMVISEHEKKVTAYHEGGHTLSAWALKEIDRVYKVTILARGRTGGHAMTASEDDKGMYNLQECFARLVFAMGGRAAEELVFGIPTTGASADIEQATKIARAMVTEYGMSPLGTVLYGDEQGDAFRGYGGGGGQLGYSEEIAARIDDQVRYLIDKAHAMSYQILAENREYLDKLVAKLLEKETLRRPDLEALVGDLTPISVGEIYDDSENLYPKQAGYEPVKTPTEIALERGEEPPKPFSLLEASQQARAKRMSQRENSAAGGVAGGAGAGAGSAGGADPVDSGTVPGSIPSPGSQPHYGGPKPPAGWTVPGWDKVRNRQPDTSTEVPPAPATGEPTPSPKHAANPETGSSDGELIGFRLPERERPDAGFDTELDAEPAAGAEVGPDSAAENSAAEKKED, encoded by the coding sequence ATGAATAATAAGCGCATTCTGCAAGGTGGCGTGCTGGCTGCCGTGTTATTGGTGACTTTTTTTGTTATCTCCCTCCTCACCGATAGCACCCGTACCTTCACCAAGGTAGATACCTCTGTGGCGATCACGCAGCTACACGAAAATAATGTGAAGTCTGCCCGGATCGAAGACCGCGAACAGCGCCTCCGCCTCGAACTAAAAGAACCCATCAAAGTCAAAGAACGCGAAGGTATTAAAGAGCTAATCACGCAATACCCCGCGCGCACCTCTCCAGATATCTTTGCAGCAGTTAAAGAATCCCAGGTAGAAGACTTTGACACAGTTGTCTCCAAAGACAGCTTCTTAATGAGCATGATCAGCGTCTTGCTGCCCATGCTGATCCTCTTTGGGCTACTAATGTTCTTCTTTAGTCGCATGCAAGGTGGCGGCATGTTTGGCTTTGGCGGCAATAAAGCCAAGCAACTTAGCAAAGATATGCCCACTAATACCTTTGCCGATGTAGCCGGGGCCGACGATGCCGTAGATGAACTTCAAGAAATCAAAGATTTCCTCGAAGATCCCACTATCTACCACGCTTTAGGGGCGAAAATTCCGCGCGGCGTCTTGCTCTACGGTCCTCCCGGAACCGGTAAAACCCTGCTTGCTCGCGCAGTAGCAGGCGAAGCCGGAGTACCTTTCTACTCAATTTCAGGCTCTGACTTCGTAGAAATGTTTGTTGGTGTAGGCGCTTCCCGCGTCCGAGACCTCTTCAAACAAGCCCGCGAAAGCGCACCTTGTATTATCTTCATCGATGAAATTGATGCCGTGGGTCGCCAGCGTGGTTCCGGCACCGGCGGTGGACACGATGAGCGAGAACAAACCCTCAATCAGCTGCTAGTTGAAATGGATGGTTTCGGGGATCGCGAAGGCGTAATCCTAATGGCCGCTACTAACCGGCCAGATATTCTTGACCCCGCACTGCTACGCCCAGGCCGCTTTGACCGACAGATTCCGGTAACCAACCCCGATCTAGCCGGACGTGAAAAAATCCTAAATGTTCACTCCCAAGGCAAACCTTTAGCACCAGATGCAGACCTCAAATCCCTAGCTAAACGCACCGCTGGGATGTCTGGCGCAGACTTAGCCAATGTTCTAAACGAAGCCGCCCTACTTACTGCCCGCATCGGCGGCAATGTGATCACCGCAGATGCTCTCGAAGAAGCCACCGACCGCGTAATCGGTGGCCCCCGACGCAGCTCCATGGTGATCTCTGAGCACGAAAAGAAAGTGACCGCATACCACGAAGGCGGCCACACCCTTTCTGCTTGGGCACTAAAAGAAATTGACCGCGTATATAAGGTGACCATCTTGGCGCGCGGTCGCACTGGCGGACATGCCATGACCGCATCTGAAGACGATAAAGGCATGTACAACCTGCAAGAATGCTTTGCCCGGCTAGTATTTGCCATGGGAGGTCGCGCGGCTGAAGAACTAGTATTTGGCATTCCCACCACCGGAGCTTCCGCCGATATTGAACAAGCCACCAAAATAGCTCGAGCCATGGTTACCGAATATGGCATGAGCCCCCTTGGCACCGTCCTTTATGGTGATGAACAAGGCGATGCCTTCCGTGGCTACGGCGGCGGTGGTGGCCAGCTAGGTTATTCTGAAGAAATTGCCGCCCGCATTGATGACCAAGTGCGCTACCTAATTGATAAAGCCCACGCTATGAGTTACCAAATATTGGCTGAAAACCGCGAATACCTGGATAAACTGGTAGCCAAGCTGCTAGAAAAAGAAACCCTGCGCCGCCCAGATCTAGAAGCCCTAGTAGGAGATCTCACCCCAATTAGTGTGGGCGAAATCTACGACGATTCTGAAAATCTGTATCCAAAACAAGCTGGCTATGAGCCAGTAAAAACCCCCACCGAAATAGCTCTAGAACGCGGCGAAGAACCACCCAAGCCTTTCTCCTTGCTAGAAGCCTCCCAACAGGCTCGGGCTAAGCGCATGAGCCAGCGCGAAAACAGTGCTGCAGGTGGTGTTGCCGGCGGTGCCGGTGCGGGTGCGGGAAGTGCGGGTGGTGCGGACCCCGTTGACAGCGGAACTGTCCCTGGTTCCATCCCTTCTCCAGGGTCGCAGCCACACTACGGCGGACCCAAGCCTCCGGCTGGTTGGACAGTTCCAGGCTGGGATAAGGTGCGAAACCGCCAACCTGATACCAGCACCGAGGTGCCGCCAGCACCTGCCACCGGGGAGCCTACGCCTAGCCCTAAACACGCAGCCAACCCTGAAACTGGTAGTTCTGATGGTGAACTCATCGGATTCCGGTTGCCAGAGCGCGAACGCCCAGATGCAGGTTTCGATACAGAGCTAGATGCGGAGCCAGCTGCAGGTGCAGAGGTGGGCCCGGATAGTGCCGCAGAAAACTCCGCAGCAGAGAAGAAAGAAGATTAA